A DNA window from Cobetia marina contains the following coding sequences:
- the uxuA gene encoding mannonate dehydratase, which produces MEATWRWFGPEDPITLEEIRQTGATGIVTALHEIPNGEVWPLAAIRERKAQIEAAGLRWSVVESIPVHESIKQAAPGSDRHIANYQQSLRHLAECGITTVCYNFMPVLDWTRTDLAWQLPEGGTALRFDQDAFAAFDLYLLERPGAEREYTSEEQQAARQHLETLDDAGRERLIRTIIAGLPGAEEGYSLAEFRAALAAYDGIDAARLRQHLATFLKAIVPVAEEVGIRLAIHPDDPPRPMFGLPRVVSSMVDADWLLGVVPSPANGLTFCTGSYGANPDIDLSIMARRFASHIHFAHLRATGRDSEDKRSFHEAQHLEGDLDMVEIIRVLVAEERRRLASGGAPLPMRPDHGHHILDDARRETRPGYPLYGRMKGLAEIRGLEMAIQRLA; this is translated from the coding sequence ATGGAAGCGACATGGCGCTGGTTCGGTCCCGAGGATCCCATCACGCTCGAGGAAATTCGTCAGACTGGCGCGACAGGTATCGTCACGGCGCTGCATGAGATACCCAATGGCGAGGTCTGGCCGTTGGCCGCCATTCGCGAGCGCAAGGCGCAGATCGAGGCGGCCGGTCTCAGGTGGTCGGTGGTCGAGAGCATTCCGGTGCATGAGAGCATCAAGCAGGCAGCGCCCGGCAGTGATCGCCATATCGCCAATTACCAGCAGTCGCTGCGCCATCTGGCGGAGTGCGGCATCACCACGGTGTGCTACAACTTCATGCCGGTACTGGACTGGACGCGCACCGATCTCGCCTGGCAGCTGCCGGAAGGTGGCACGGCCCTGCGCTTCGATCAGGATGCCTTCGCAGCCTTTGATCTCTATCTGCTGGAGCGCCCCGGTGCCGAGCGCGAATACACCAGCGAGGAGCAGCAGGCCGCGCGGCAGCATCTCGAAACACTGGATGATGCCGGTCGCGAGAGGCTGATCCGCACCATCATTGCAGGACTGCCCGGTGCAGAAGAGGGCTACAGCCTGGCGGAATTCCGCGCCGCACTGGCAGCCTATGACGGAATTGACGCCGCGCGCCTGCGCCAGCATCTGGCCACCTTCCTCAAGGCCATCGTGCCGGTGGCGGAAGAGGTCGGCATTCGACTGGCCATTCACCCCGATGATCCGCCACGGCCGATGTTTGGCCTGCCGCGCGTGGTCTCGAGCATGGTGGATGCCGACTGGCTGCTGGGTGTCGTGCCCAGCCCGGCCAATGGCCTGACATTCTGTACCGGCTCCTACGGTGCCAATCCGGATATTGATCTCAGCATCATGGCGCGCCGCTTTGCCTCTCACATCCACTTCGCTCATCTCAGAGCCACCGGGCGTGACAGCGAGGACAAGCGCTCCTTCCATGAAGCACAGCATCTCGAGGGGGATCTGGACATGGTGGAGATCATCCGTGTGCTGGTGGCAGAAGAGCGCCGCCGCCTGGCGTCTGGTGGAGCCCCCCTGCCGATGCGCCCGGACCATGGCCACCACATCCTGGACGATGCACGCCGCGAGACCCGCCCGGGGTACCCGCTGTATGGGCGCATGAAAGGGCTGGCGGAAATCCGTGGCCTCGAGATGGCGATCCAAAGACTGGCCTGA
- a CDS encoding Bug family tripartite tricarboxylate transporter substrate binding protein: MLCQDNRQDTRQANSRRLTPSARSRTRSRSLLALLAPIALSGMVAASPFVSTGVQADYPVRDIRLIVPWPAGGGADAISRKISNLAEQDLPKSIYVENIGGAITATGLMQLSKARPDGHTVGVMTYDSIITLPRGNLVPGYSLDRMIPFARITKEADAIVVSKQSGYENYEQLIEAARANPGTVRIGVAPRGSGPYLAVRRLEAAAGVEFNVITYPGSSTAEAEALLSGEIDGAISSLGDFSGILESGDAQGIVEFSSEQNPAYPEVPPMSELGGNLETGSFIVLAVPKGTPDEVVSTLENAYHTAYETPEFQKWITGVGVTPSWLGGDEVNAWIEDYQQKTFTAMDELGL, encoded by the coding sequence ATGCTCTGTCAAGACAATCGCCAAGACACCCGTCAAGCCAACTCACGTCGTCTCACACCGAGCGCTCGCTCAAGGACCCGCTCCCGTTCACTGCTGGCGTTGCTCGCCCCGATTGCCCTGTCCGGCATGGTCGCGGCCTCGCCCTTCGTCAGCACCGGTGTCCAGGCCGACTATCCGGTGCGTGACATCCGACTGATCGTGCCGTGGCCCGCCGGCGGCGGCGCCGATGCCATCAGCCGCAAGATCAGTAACCTGGCCGAGCAGGACCTGCCGAAATCGATCTACGTCGAGAACATCGGGGGTGCCATCACCGCCACCGGCCTGATGCAACTCAGCAAGGCCCGTCCGGATGGCCATACCGTCGGCGTGATGACCTATGACAGCATCATCACCCTGCCTCGCGGCAACCTGGTGCCCGGCTACTCGCTGGACCGCATGATTCCCTTCGCTCGCATCACCAAGGAAGCGGACGCCATCGTGGTATCCAAGCAATCCGGTTACGAGAATTATGAGCAGCTGATCGAGGCGGCACGCGCCAACCCCGGTACCGTGCGTATCGGTGTCGCTCCGCGAGGTTCCGGCCCCTACCTGGCAGTTCGCCGCCTGGAAGCCGCAGCCGGTGTCGAATTCAATGTCATCACCTATCCGGGCTCTTCCACCGCCGAAGCCGAGGCACTGCTGTCCGGCGAGATCGACGGTGCCATCTCGAGCCTGGGAGACTTCTCCGGCATTCTGGAATCCGGGGATGCCCAGGGCATCGTCGAATTCTCGTCAGAGCAGAACCCCGCCTACCCGGAAGTGCCGCCGATGAGTGAACTGGGTGGCAATCTGGAAACCGGCAGCTTCATCGTGCTGGCCGTGCCCAAGGGCACGCCGGATGAGGTAGTCAGCACGCTGGAGAATGCCTACCACACGGCCTACGAGACACCGGAATTCCAGAAGTGGATCACGGGCGTCGGCGTCACGCCCAGCTGGCTGGGCGGCGATGAGGTCAATGCCTGGATCGAGGATTACCAACAGAAGACCTTCACCGCCATGGATGAACTCGGCCTGTAG
- a CDS encoding ribonuclease activity regulator RraA codes for MTAITSTEHASYAELSSVTRERLMRASTASLHTLLFKRGLRNTFIQNVVQMNRKTTHMVGQAFTLRYIPAREDIDTVAAFRDPKHPQRLAVETVPSGHVMVSDCRQDASAASAGSILLTRLEYRQCAGFVSDAGIRDSGAAAEMNLPIFCAKPSAPTNLTKHHAVELQVPIGCGGVPVFPGDVLVGDADGVMVIPLELADEIAEEASQMEDFEDYVLEKVRNGTPVIGLYPPTDEARAEFERYMAAKQ; via the coding sequence ATGACTGCCATTACTTCTACCGAGCACGCCAGCTACGCCGAGCTCTCCTCCGTGACCCGCGAGCGTTTGATGCGCGCTTCCACCGCCTCTCTGCACACCCTGCTCTTCAAGCGTGGCCTGCGAAACACCTTCATCCAGAACGTGGTGCAGATGAACCGCAAGACGACTCACATGGTGGGCCAGGCCTTCACACTGCGTTATATCCCGGCACGCGAAGACATCGACACCGTCGCCGCCTTCCGCGATCCCAAGCACCCGCAGCGCCTGGCGGTGGAAACCGTCCCGTCCGGGCATGTCATGGTGTCTGACTGCCGTCAGGATGCCTCGGCCGCCAGTGCTGGCAGCATCCTGCTGACCCGCCTGGAGTATCGTCAGTGCGCCGGTTTCGTCTCCGACGCCGGCATCCGGGATTCCGGCGCCGCTGCCGAGATGAACCTGCCGATCTTCTGCGCCAAGCCCAGCGCCCCGACCAACCTGACCAAGCACCATGCAGTAGAGTTGCAGGTGCCGATCGGTTGCGGCGGCGTGCCGGTCTTCCCGGGCGACGTGCTGGTGGGCGACGCCGATGGCGTGATGGTCATCCCGCTTGAGTTGGCCGACGAGATCGCCGAGGAAGCCAGTCAGATGGAAGATTTCGAAGATTACGTGCTGGAGAAAGTCCGTAACGGCACGCCCGTGATCGGCCTGTATCCGCCGACGGACGAGGCCCGCGCAGAATTCGAACGCTACATGGCAGCCAAGCAGTAA
- a CDS encoding TRAP transporter large permease, with amino-acid sequence MMPMDWLYLMPWLLFGVLGILIVIGIPIAMALVLTATTLILLDPRLTYWIMFQRMYNGMDSFVLLAVPLFLLAGNLMNAARITDRLITLCMRLVGHFRGALAHVNVLVSMLFAGVSGSSTADSAGVGTVLIPAMKREGYPVSFAVAVTAASSVMGTIIPPSINMIVWGALTNTSIAGLFLGGILPGVMIGVAQLLLNTRYVRRYNVPVRKRATLKELASSGKDGLLASGIPIVIIGGITLGIVTPTEAAVIAVVYALVLGFVIYRELDLTKLLNASTDTVRLCSLSLFSLVGAAIFGYLISFYQIPPKLMAGVSITDPTVLLIVMTIVLLVIGTFMDALPAMAIMAPIFYPLAMAAGVHPVQFGVIGVMALGLGLITPPYGLCLMISAKIGGIPLLKAMATTMLYLGVMLAVIVLMILFPEFVLAIPRLIAPDFV; translated from the coding sequence ATGATGCCAATGGACTGGCTCTACCTGATGCCCTGGCTGCTGTTCGGCGTGCTGGGCATCCTGATCGTGATCGGCATTCCCATCGCCATGGCATTGGTGCTGACGGCGACCACGCTGATCCTGCTGGACCCGCGTCTGACCTACTGGATCATGTTCCAGCGCATGTACAACGGCATGGATTCCTTCGTGCTGCTGGCCGTGCCGCTGTTCCTGCTCGCCGGCAACCTGATGAATGCCGCGAGGATCACCGACCGCCTGATCACGCTGTGCATGCGACTGGTCGGCCACTTCCGTGGTGCGCTGGCTCACGTCAATGTGCTGGTCAGCATGCTGTTCGCCGGGGTCTCCGGCTCCTCCACCGCTGACAGTGCCGGCGTGGGCACGGTACTGATTCCGGCCATGAAGCGCGAAGGCTATCCGGTCAGCTTCGCCGTCGCGGTCACTGCCGCGTCCTCCGTGATGGGCACCATCATCCCGCCGTCGATCAACATGATCGTCTGGGGTGCGCTGACCAACACGTCGATCGCCGGCCTGTTTCTCGGCGGCATTCTGCCCGGCGTGATGATCGGCGTGGCTCAGCTGCTGCTCAATACCCGCTACGTGCGCCGCTACAACGTGCCGGTACGCAAGCGTGCCACCCTCAAGGAGCTGGCAAGCTCCGGCAAGGATGGTCTGCTGGCCTCAGGGATTCCGATCGTGATCATCGGCGGCATCACCCTGGGCATCGTGACGCCGACCGAAGCCGCGGTGATCGCGGTGGTCTACGCACTGGTGCTGGGCTTCGTGATCTATCGCGAGCTGGATCTCACCAAGCTGCTCAATGCCTCCACCGACACCGTCAGGCTGTGCTCGCTGTCGCTGTTCAGTCTGGTGGGCGCGGCCATCTTCGGGTATCTGATCAGCTTCTATCAGATTCCGCCGAAGCTGATGGCGGGCGTCAGCATCACGGACCCGACCGTGCTGCTCATCGTGATGACCATCGTGCTGCTGGTGATCGGCACCTTCATGGACGCCCTGCCCGCGATGGCGATCATGGCACCCATCTTCTACCCGCTGGCGATGGCGGCAGGCGTGCACCCCGTGCAGTTCGGTGTCATCGGCGTCATGGCGCTGGGCCTGGGGCTGATCACGCCGCCCTACGGCCTATGTCTGATGATTTCCGCCAAGATCGGCGGCATCCCCCTGCTCAAGGCCATGGCGACCACCATGCTGTACCTGGGCGTGATGCTGGCCGTGATCGTGTTGATGATCCTGTTCCCGGAATTCGTGCTTGCGATCCCGCGCCTGATCGCCCCTGATTTCGTCTAG
- a CDS encoding TRAP transporter small permease — MPSVLAGLSRLNRTLERLLYLVLLVLLASFIVFIIYQIASRNLAFLPRLFWTEEFSRFAFQWMVMLGTAVGVLHADHFVLEAFPRGSRADLVTRWIRDLACLLLGVLFIVHGKDFALSGLRRSAMASGLSMIYVYSVFTVSGVFIVLFSLQRLLHAWLYGMTAMEAALNTPNEAEELATPEETQAVLSPVIAGHAHDATDRRTLP; from the coding sequence ATGCCTTCTGTGCTCGCAGGGCTCTCACGCCTGAACCGGACGCTCGAACGTCTGCTCTATCTCGTCTTGCTGGTGCTGCTGGCAAGCTTCATCGTCTTCATCATCTATCAGATCGCCAGTCGCAACCTGGCCTTCCTGCCTCGCCTGTTCTGGACCGAGGAATTCAGCCGCTTCGCCTTCCAGTGGATGGTGATGCTGGGCACCGCCGTCGGGGTGCTGCATGCCGATCACTTCGTGCTCGAAGCCTTCCCTCGCGGCAGTCGCGCCGACCTCGTCACGCGCTGGATCCGTGATCTCGCCTGCCTGCTGCTGGGGGTACTGTTCATCGTCCACGGCAAGGACTTCGCGCTGTCGGGCTTGCGCCGCAGTGCCATGGCCTCGGGGCTGTCGATGATCTACGTCTATTCGGTGTTCACCGTCAGTGGCGTCTTCATCGTGCTGTTCAGTCTGCAGCGACTCTTGCATGCCTGGCTCTACGGCATGACCGCCATGGAGGCGGCACTCAATACGCCCAACGAGGCGGAAGAACTGGCGACGCCGGAGGAGACGCAGGCCGTCCTGTCCCCCGTCATCGCCGGCCATGCGCATGACGCCACTGACCGGAGAACACTGCCATGA